From Variovorax sp. J2L1-78, the proteins below share one genomic window:
- the hslO gene encoding Hsp33 family molecular chaperone HslO, producing MSELHKFLFDGMPVRGMIVRLTDAWQEILARRAANTTTGAYPPPVAELLGEMTAAATLMQSNIKFNGSLILQIFGDGPVKVAVAEVRPDLSLRATANVVGELPADARLPDMVNVNNKGRCAITLEPKGRVPGQQPYQGVVPLFGDDGEKLGKLSDVLQHYMLQSEQLDTTLVLAADDKVAAGLLIQRLPVKGEGNLEGTSGGDSNPANEDEIGLNEDYNRISILASTLTRDELLTLDVETILRRLFWEEKLLRFEPQKGLLGPHFACTCGRERVAQMIRGLGVEEAEGILAERGDIEVGCDFCGKQYRFDAIDAAQIFRPPGDQLPGTPTVQ from the coding sequence TTGAGCGAGCTGCACAAATTCCTGTTCGACGGCATGCCGGTGCGCGGCATGATCGTGCGTTTGACCGATGCCTGGCAGGAAATCCTGGCACGGCGCGCGGCGAACACGACGACCGGCGCCTACCCACCGCCGGTGGCCGAGCTGCTCGGCGAAATGACCGCCGCCGCCACGCTGATGCAGTCGAACATCAAGTTCAACGGCTCGCTCATCCTGCAGATCTTCGGCGACGGCCCGGTCAAGGTGGCGGTGGCCGAGGTCAGGCCCGACCTGAGCCTGCGCGCCACGGCCAACGTGGTGGGCGAGCTGCCCGCCGATGCGCGTCTGCCCGACATGGTCAACGTCAACAACAAGGGCCGCTGCGCGATCACGCTCGAGCCCAAGGGCCGCGTGCCAGGCCAGCAGCCCTACCAGGGTGTGGTGCCGCTGTTCGGTGACGACGGCGAGAAGCTGGGCAAGCTGAGCGACGTGCTGCAGCACTACATGCTGCAGAGTGAGCAGCTCGACACCACGCTGGTGCTGGCGGCCGACGACAAGGTGGCGGCGGGCCTCCTGATCCAGCGTCTGCCGGTCAAGGGCGAAGGCAACCTCGAAGGCACCTCGGGCGGCGACAGCAATCCGGCTAACGAAGACGAGATCGGCCTGAACGAGGACTACAACCGCATCTCGATCCTGGCCTCGACGCTCACGCGCGACGAGCTGCTGACGCTCGACGTCGAGACCATCCTGCGCCGCCTGTTCTGGGAAGAGAAGCTGCTGCGCTTCGAGCCGCAGAAAGGCCTCTTGGGCCCGCACTTCGCCTGCACCTGCGGGCGCGAGCGCGTGGCCCAGATGATCCGCGGCCTGGGCGTGGAGGAGGCCGAGGGCATCCTTGCGGAGCGGGGCGACATCGAGGTCGGCTGCGACTTCTGCGGCAAGCAGTACCGCTTCGACGCGATCGACGCTGCGCAGATCTTCCGTCCGCCGGGCGACCAGCTGCCGGGGACGCCGACCGTCCAATAG
- a CDS encoding ferritin-like domain-containing protein — protein MHPRLGALAALRLTDPDAKVAATRALAAASLAAPISDIAVRQPGDDDGVPGRPERPLTVSAMDVGKRSPFTPDGRAALVHSICHIEFNAINLALDAVWRFDGMPEAYYRDWLRVADEEAQHFTLLHAHLQTLGFRYGDFTGHDGLWSMCEKTKHDVLARMALVPRTLEARGLDATPLIQAKLRRVNTPDAHAAIAILDLILRDEVGHVAIGNHWYRWLCARDGVDPIARYRVLYRRHEAPRLKAPFNLEARARAGFTEQELADLTAG, from the coding sequence ATGCACCCCCGTCTCGGCGCCCTCGCCGCGCTTCGCCTCACCGACCCCGATGCCAAGGTGGCGGCGACGCGCGCGCTTGCCGCGGCCAGCTTGGCGGCGCCGATATCGGACATCGCGGTGCGGCAACCCGGTGACGACGACGGCGTGCCTGGCCGGCCCGAGCGTCCGCTGACGGTGTCGGCCATGGACGTGGGCAAGCGCTCGCCTTTCACGCCCGACGGTCGCGCGGCGCTGGTCCATTCCATCTGCCACATCGAGTTCAACGCGATCAACCTGGCGCTCGACGCGGTGTGGCGCTTCGACGGCATGCCCGAGGCCTACTACCGCGACTGGCTACGCGTGGCCGACGAGGAGGCGCAGCACTTCACGCTGCTGCACGCGCACCTGCAGACGCTGGGCTTCCGCTACGGCGACTTCACCGGCCACGACGGCCTGTGGTCGATGTGCGAGAAGACGAAGCACGACGTGCTGGCCCGCATGGCGCTGGTGCCGCGCACGCTGGAGGCGCGCGGGCTCGACGCCACGCCGCTGATCCAGGCCAAGCTGCGGCGCGTGAACACACCCGATGCTCACGCGGCCATCGCGATCCTCGACCTCATCCTGCGCGACGAGGTGGGCCACGTGGCCATCGGCAACCACTGGTACCGCTGGCTGTGCGCGCGCGACGGCGTCGACCCGATCGCGCGCTACCGCGTGCTGTACCGCCGGCACGAGGCGCCGCGGCTGAAAGCGCCGTTCAACCTCGAGGCGCGGGCCCGCGCCGGATTCACCGAACAAGAACTGGCCGACCTCACCGCCGGCTGA
- a CDS encoding gamma carbonic anhydrase family protein — MALYELDGVAPQLADGTWVADSAQVMGAVVLGENVSVWFGAVLRGDTEPLTIGRNSNVQDLSVLHADVGCPLTIGENVTIGHQVMLHGCTVGDNSLIGIQAVVLNNARIGRNSIVGAGSVVTEGKEFPDNSLIIGAPAKVVRTLDDAAVAKLRASAEHYVDNGRRFAKGLKKIS; from the coding sequence ATGGCCTTGTACGAACTCGACGGCGTGGCGCCGCAACTGGCAGACGGCACCTGGGTGGCGGACAGCGCGCAGGTGATGGGGGCGGTCGTGCTCGGCGAGAACGTCAGCGTCTGGTTCGGCGCCGTGCTGCGCGGCGACACCGAGCCGCTCACCATCGGCCGCAACAGCAATGTGCAGGATCTGTCGGTGCTGCATGCCGACGTGGGCTGCCCGCTGACCATCGGCGAGAACGTGACGATCGGGCACCAGGTCATGCTGCATGGCTGCACGGTGGGCGACAACTCGCTCATCGGCATCCAGGCGGTGGTCTTGAATAACGCCAGGATCGGCCGCAACTCGATCGTTGGCGCCGGCAGCGTGGTGACCGAAGGCAAGGAGTTTCCGGACAACTCCCTCATCATCGGTGCGCCGGCCAAGGTGGTGCGCACGCTGGACGACGCCGCGGTCGCCAAGCTGCGCGCCAGCGCGGAACACTATGTGGACAACGGCCGTCGCTTCGCGAAGGGCCTCAAGAAAATCTCCTGA
- a CDS encoding methyl-accepting chemotaxis protein, whose product MFKNLKVATRLTLGFGAAVALGVCIAVIAAVQMSSLNSQIEKIANDRMVKVQKFTAVRDNLNGIALAIRNMLLSDDPVFEAAEKKKIDALAAQTTEMLVSLDKTMAAPKPRELLKIIQDNRPRYNAQMSEIAALDAKGDREGAAKLLNETRALQDTIFRAVDDSTEIQQQIASAGAADARSDAKRAMLMMIALAVALAGVGLVVTWLLVRSLSRALGAEPGELGTAAQRVASGDLSPVLGADRAREGSVLLSLGEMQTSLARIVGQVRASSDNIATGSAQIASGNQDLSQRTEEQASNLEQTAASMEELASTVKNSTETAAQAKQLAAHASAAAVSGGEVVGSVVSTMQEIAASSKKIADIIGVIDSIAFQTNILALNAAVEAARAGEQGRGFAVVASEVRSLASRSADAAKEIKQLIGASVEKVETGSRQVDAAGMSMSEIVSQVQRVSDLIGEISTASAEQSTGHQPDRRRGEPTGPGHAAERGAGRGECRCRRKPQAAGGHTGRGCQHLQGRRPAGPPRRSSHRGRPGHPGSRAGRRGGATHRAPGLGCGAHARQSQGRSWTRVGDGGQRRLGKLLRDDGPGVRAKAPLTVSSLRVSRR is encoded by the coding sequence ATGTTCAAGAATCTGAAAGTGGCGACCCGGCTCACGCTGGGATTTGGTGCGGCAGTGGCGCTGGGGGTCTGCATCGCGGTCATCGCAGCGGTCCAGATGAGCAGTCTGAACAGCCAAATCGAGAAGATCGCCAACGACCGGATGGTCAAGGTCCAGAAGTTCACCGCGGTCAGGGACAACCTCAATGGCATCGCGCTCGCCATTCGAAACATGCTCCTGTCGGACGACCCGGTCTTCGAAGCGGCGGAGAAAAAGAAGATCGATGCGCTCGCGGCCCAGACCACCGAGATGCTGGTGTCTCTCGACAAGACGATGGCCGCGCCGAAACCGCGCGAGCTTCTCAAGATCATCCAGGACAACCGTCCCCGCTACAACGCGCAGATGAGCGAGATTGCGGCGCTTGACGCCAAGGGGGATCGCGAGGGCGCCGCGAAACTGCTCAACGAGACGCGCGCGCTGCAGGACACGATCTTCCGAGCCGTCGACGATTCGACCGAAATTCAGCAGCAGATCGCAAGCGCGGGGGCTGCGGACGCCAGGAGCGACGCAAAGCGAGCCATGCTGATGATGATCGCCTTGGCGGTGGCCCTGGCTGGCGTCGGCCTCGTCGTCACCTGGCTGCTGGTGCGCAGCCTGTCGCGCGCGCTCGGCGCAGAACCTGGAGAACTGGGCACGGCGGCACAGCGCGTGGCGAGCGGTGACCTGAGCCCGGTCCTGGGGGCCGACCGTGCACGTGAAGGCAGTGTCCTGCTGTCCCTGGGCGAGATGCAAACCAGCCTGGCCCGCATCGTCGGGCAGGTTCGCGCCAGCAGCGACAACATCGCCACCGGCTCAGCGCAGATCGCCAGCGGCAACCAGGACCTGAGCCAGCGCACGGAAGAGCAGGCCAGCAACCTCGAGCAGACAGCCGCCTCGATGGAAGAGCTGGCCAGCACCGTCAAGAACAGCACGGAAACCGCAGCACAAGCCAAGCAACTGGCCGCCCATGCATCGGCAGCGGCGGTGAGCGGCGGCGAGGTCGTGGGATCGGTGGTGAGCACGATGCAGGAGATCGCGGCCTCGTCGAAAAAGATCGCCGACATCATCGGTGTGATCGACAGCATCGCGTTTCAGACCAACATCCTGGCCTTGAACGCAGCGGTGGAGGCCGCGCGTGCGGGCGAGCAGGGTCGCGGTTTCGCGGTGGTAGCCAGCGAGGTGCGCAGTCTGGCCAGCCGCTCGGCCGATGCGGCCAAGGAAATCAAGCAACTGATCGGTGCCAGTGTCGAGAAGGTCGAGACCGGCTCGCGACAGGTCGATGCGGCCGGCATGTCGATGAGTGAGATCGTCTCGCAGGTTCAACGCGTGAGCGACCTCATCGGCGAGATCTCCACCGCCAGCGCTGAGCAGTCCACCGGGCATCAGCCAGATCGGCGACGCGGTGAACCAACTGGACCAGGTCACGCAGCAGAACGCGGCGCTGGTCGAGGAGAGTGCCGCTGCCGCCGAAAGCCTCAAGCAGCAGGCGGCCACACTGGTCGAGGTTGTCAGCATCTTCAAGGGCGTCGGCCAGCAGGACCGCCTCGACGCTCCAGCCATCGCGGCCGTCCCGGCCATCCCGGTTCGCGCGCGGGCCGTCGCGGCGGCGCCACGCACCGCGCGCCGGGCCTCGGGTGTGGTGCGCACGCCCGCCAAAGTCAAGGCCGCTCCTGGACGCGCGTTGGCGACGGCGGGCAGCGACGACTGGGAAAGCTTCTGAGAGACGACGGCCCCGGGGTGCGGGCCAAGGCGCCGCTGACCGTGTCGTCGCTGCGCGTCAGCCGGCGGTGA